One segment of Stappia sp. 28M-7 DNA contains the following:
- a CDS encoding SPOR domain-containing protein, whose protein sequence is MSSRSNYPVQDQRGDRYQENTGQSGDNAGFEEDPLVELARIVSEGNARYRPVALGTEGEAPAARGSYDASRDLIDHEAWARELEAGLSDDFGTYAPEAYETPQPAAHGYQGQGYDDRGEAYPQDEAEALADDSYPQDRREAEALAPQPYVDEVYADRALVDEGLADPNDPYARQAYAEDDYATESAGGYGEQAYAEDGYTDEDYAEPEAAEAQPLDAYAQRAGEVRAAPAYAPAQLWAGSATRADEAAYYDEGASEEFADDFAAEESAEPAAAPAADPLASLEDELLGALRGPRAAEPAWGAAAQPAQAAHDDYADEDYADETYARDDYGQAGEADDDDLLGLDAAPGARHYGTAAAVGAAGYRDEFDEAVDDIFAGEAEAPPPPGGYDLDEVAQAMREGDPQLGGHGVLPAHSEREQEAAEPAARSKRGLYAAAAVLGVVVLGGGVFALTNMGGDEMSGPPPVITADGEGLKVYPDSQTSANDGQNKLIYDRVGSDNGSDERLVLQDETPVASLPPAPLSGNDDTDGAPGVSSGPRKVRTVVVRPDGTIISGDAPGRTAPAAAPDSAPAAPAGDTARIPGTGPEEPTAASGQATTDANGVRQVSTMPITSGTAEGAQNQLTSTPDAAGQAAAGAANQLSGDRSAQAGTPATANGSTDPTGPNVPRTKPGDIDTLAANATAPRQAEPVRSPQAPLDLTAQAPRTTPAPAAPAQPQQPAATQASAPATGTIPAGTYIVQVSSQRTQEQAQAAFGDLQRRYGSVLGGVSPVIERADLGDRGTFYRVRIPTSSRDDAISLCERLKSAGGDCFVRRN, encoded by the coding sequence ATGTCCAGTCGCTCGAACTATCCGGTCCAGGACCAGCGCGGCGATCGATACCAGGAGAATACTGGTCAGTCCGGGGACAATGCCGGGTTCGAAGAGGACCCGCTCGTCGAGCTGGCCCGTATCGTCAGCGAAGGCAATGCCCGCTACCGCCCGGTTGCTCTCGGCACCGAGGGCGAGGCGCCGGCTGCCCGCGGCAGCTACGATGCCTCCCGCGACCTGATCGATCATGAGGCGTGGGCCCGCGAGCTCGAGGCCGGGCTTTCCGACGATTTCGGCACCTATGCTCCCGAGGCCTACGAGACGCCGCAGCCGGCAGCTCATGGCTATCAGGGCCAGGGATACGACGATCGGGGCGAGGCCTATCCGCAGGACGAGGCGGAGGCCCTTGCCGACGACAGCTACCCGCAGGATCGCCGCGAGGCGGAGGCGCTGGCGCCCCAGCCCTATGTGGACGAGGTCTATGCCGACCGCGCGCTGGTCGACGAGGGGCTGGCCGATCCGAACGACCCGTACGCCCGGCAAGCCTATGCCGAGGACGATTACGCCACCGAATCCGCTGGCGGCTACGGCGAGCAGGCCTATGCCGAGGACGGCTACACGGACGAGGACTATGCCGAGCCGGAAGCGGCAGAGGCACAGCCGCTCGACGCCTATGCCCAGCGTGCGGGCGAGGTGCGTGCAGCGCCGGCCTATGCCCCCGCCCAGCTGTGGGCGGGCTCGGCAACGCGGGCGGACGAGGCCGCCTATTACGACGAGGGCGCGTCGGAAGAGTTTGCCGATGACTTCGCGGCCGAAGAGAGTGCTGAGCCGGCTGCAGCTCCCGCTGCAGATCCGCTTGCCTCGCTGGAGGACGAGCTTCTCGGGGCCCTGCGCGGTCCGCGTGCCGCCGAACCGGCCTGGGGCGCGGCAGCGCAGCCCGCACAGGCCGCACACGACGACTATGCCGATGAGGACTACGCCGACGAGACCTATGCCCGCGACGACTACGGGCAGGCCGGCGAAGCCGACGATGACGATCTGCTGGGCCTGGATGCCGCGCCCGGCGCGCGCCACTACGGCACTGCCGCAGCGGTTGGAGCGGCCGGGTATCGTGATGAATTCGACGAGGCGGTCGACGACATCTTCGCCGGAGAGGCGGAAGCCCCGCCGCCGCCGGGCGGCTACGACCTCGACGAGGTGGCGCAGGCCATGCGCGAGGGCGATCCGCAGCTCGGCGGCCACGGCGTGCTGCCGGCCCATTCCGAGCGCGAGCAGGAAGCAGCCGAGCCGGCCGCGAGATCGAAGCGTGGCCTCTACGCGGCTGCGGCCGTTCTCGGCGTCGTGGTGCTGGGCGGCGGCGTTTTCGCGCTCACCAACATGGGCGGCGATGAGATGAGCGGCCCGCCGCCGGTGATCACCGCCGACGGCGAGGGGCTGAAGGTCTATCCCGACAGCCAGACCTCCGCGAATGACGGCCAGAACAAGCTGATCTACGACCGCGTCGGCAGCGACAATGGCAGCGACGAGCGCCTGGTGCTGCAGGACGAGACACCGGTCGCCTCTCTTCCGCCGGCTCCGCTGAGCGGAAACGACGATACGGACGGCGCGCCGGGCGTTTCCTCCGGTCCGCGCAAGGTCCGCACGGTAGTCGTGCGTCCCGACGGGACGATCATTTCCGGCGATGCGCCGGGCCGGACTGCACCGGCGGCTGCTCCGGATTCGGCTCCGGCCGCGCCGGCAGGCGACACCGCCCGCATTCCCGGCACCGGACCCGAGGAGCCGACCGCAGCCAGCGGCCAGGCGACGACGGATGCGAACGGCGTGCGCCAGGTCTCGACGATGCCGATCACCAGCGGAACGGCCGAGGGCGCGCAGAACCAGCTGACCTCGACGCCGGATGCGGCCGGACAGGCGGCAGCCGGTGCGGCGAACCAGCTGTCGGGCGACAGGTCGGCCCAGGCGGGGACACCGGCGACTGCGAATGGCAGCACCGACCCGACCGGCCCGAATGTGCCGCGCACCAAGCCGGGCGACATCGACACGCTGGCGGCCAACGCGACCGCGCCGCGTCAGGCGGAGCCCGTCCGCAGCCCGCAGGCGCCGCTCGACCTGACGGCGCAGGCCCCGCGCACGACGCCCGCACCGGCAGCTCCGGCCCAACCGCAGCAGCCGGCCGCAACGCAGGCCTCCGCGCCGGCGACCGGCACCATCCCGGCCGGGACCTATATCGTGCAGGTGTCCTCGCAGCGGACCCAGGAACAGGCACAGGCGGCCTTCGGCGATCTGCAGCGGCGCTACGGCTCGGTGCTCGGCGGCGTGTCGCCGGTGATCGAGCGTGCAGATCTCGGCGATCGCGGCACCTTCTACCGGGTGCGCATCCCCACGTCCTCGCGCGACGATGCGATCTCGCTCTGCGAGCGGCTGAAGTCGGCCGGCGGCGACTGCTTCGTGCGCCGGAACTGA
- the argS gene encoding arginine--tRNA ligase, with protein MNIFSHYADLVRTAIRELHPGDEVSAELLQRCVVEPPRDSAHGDLATNAAMVLAKPLKTNPRALAEQLAARLAENDDIVSAEVAGPGFINLRLTEGVWAKVVAGILAAGTDYGRSTMGGGLKVNVEYVSANPTGPMHVGHCRGAVVGDALASLLDFAGYDVTREYYINDAGSQVDTLASSAFLRYREALGEDIGAIPEGLYPGDYLVPVGQMLVEKYADRLLAMDERERMVLVKDATIDAMMDLIRADLALLNVRHEVFFSERTLHARDGANSSQIDRMLEELRSRDLVYEGTLPPPKGQLPDDWEDREQTLFRATAFGDDIDRALKKSDGSYTYFAADVAYFLSKYERGFKEMIFILGADHGGYVKRLEAVGRAISKGEAKVIVRLCQLVKLFRGGEQVTMSKRSGEFVTLRDVVEEVGRDPVRFMMLYRKNDAPLDFDFQKVTEQSKDNPVFYVQYGHARCRSVLRQAGEEFGAEAVSPQALEAADFSLLTDSGERDIAAKLAAWPRLVESAAEAHEPHRVSFYLHELASALHSQWNKGKDSPQLRFINAEDRQTTLARLGLVHAISLVLASGLGILGVEAPEEMR; from the coding sequence ATGAACATCTTCAGCCATTATGCCGACCTCGTCCGTACGGCGATCCGCGAGTTGCATCCGGGCGACGAGGTGAGCGCCGAGCTGCTGCAGCGCTGCGTGGTCGAGCCGCCGCGCGACAGCGCTCATGGCGATCTCGCCACCAATGCCGCGATGGTGCTGGCCAAGCCGCTGAAGACCAACCCGCGCGCGCTCGCCGAACAGCTGGCGGCACGGCTGGCGGAAAACGACGATATCGTCAGCGCCGAGGTGGCGGGGCCGGGCTTCATCAACCTGCGGCTCACCGAGGGCGTGTGGGCGAAGGTGGTGGCCGGGATCCTGGCGGCGGGCACGGATTACGGCCGCTCGACCATGGGCGGCGGGCTGAAGGTCAATGTCGAATACGTGTCGGCCAACCCGACCGGGCCGATGCATGTGGGCCATTGCCGCGGCGCGGTGGTGGGCGATGCGCTCGCCTCGCTGCTCGACTTCGCCGGCTACGACGTCACCCGCGAATACTACATCAACGATGCCGGCTCGCAGGTCGACACGCTGGCGAGCTCCGCGTTCCTGCGCTACCGCGAGGCGCTCGGCGAGGATATCGGCGCGATCCCGGAAGGGCTGTATCCGGGCGACTATCTGGTGCCGGTCGGGCAGATGCTGGTCGAGAAGTATGCCGACCGCCTGCTGGCGATGGACGAGCGCGAGCGGATGGTGCTGGTCAAGGACGCCACCATCGACGCGATGATGGACCTGATCCGCGCGGACCTGGCGCTGCTCAACGTGCGGCACGAAGTGTTCTTCTCCGAGCGCACGCTGCATGCGCGCGATGGGGCCAACAGCTCGCAGATCGACCGGATGCTGGAAGAACTGCGCTCGCGCGACCTCGTCTACGAGGGCACGCTGCCGCCGCCGAAGGGGCAGCTGCCGGACGACTGGGAAGACCGCGAGCAGACGCTGTTCCGCGCCACCGCGTTCGGCGACGACATCGACCGCGCGCTGAAGAAGTCCGACGGGTCCTACACGTATTTCGCGGCGGACGTTGCGTATTTCCTGTCGAAATACGAGCGCGGCTTCAAGGAAATGATCTTCATCCTGGGCGCCGACCATGGCGGCTACGTCAAGCGGCTGGAGGCCGTCGGGCGCGCCATCTCGAAGGGCGAGGCCAAGGTGATCGTGCGGCTGTGCCAGTTGGTGAAGCTGTTCCGCGGCGGCGAGCAGGTGACCATGTCGAAGCGCTCGGGCGAGTTCGTCACCCTGCGCGACGTGGTGGAAGAGGTGGGCCGCGACCCGGTGCGCTTCATGATGCTCTACCGCAAGAACGACGCGCCGCTCGACTTCGACTTCCAGAAGGTCACCGAGCAGTCGAAGGACAACCCGGTCTTCTACGTGCAGTACGGCCATGCCCGTTGCCGCTCGGTGTTGCGCCAGGCCGGCGAGGAATTCGGCGCGGAGGCGGTTTCGCCGCAAGCTCTTGAAGCGGCTGACTTCTCGCTGCTCACCGATTCGGGCGAGCGCGACATCGCCGCCAAGCTGGCCGCCTGGCCGCGTCTGGTGGAAAGCGCAGCGGAAGCACACGAGCCGCACCGGGTGTCGTTCTACCTGCACGAACTGGCCAGTGCCCTGCATTCGCAATGGAATAAAGGCAAGGATTCGCCGCAATTACGTTTTATTAACGCTGAAGATCGACAAACAACACTGGCCCGCCTGGGTCTCGTACATGCAATCTCCCTGGTTCTTGCCTCCGGCCTTGGCATTCTTGGCGTGGAGGCCCCGGAGGAGATGCGATAG
- a CDS encoding deoxyguanosinetriphosphate triphosphohydrolase, with product MTAPLGYGAQPRAPYATDPDQSVGRLVPEPESPTRTPFQRDRDRIIHSTAFRRLKHKTQVFVYHEGDHFRTRLTHTIEVSQIARSLARALRLDEDLAECLALAHDLGHTPFGHEGEDVMDVCMAPYGGFDHNAQSLRIVTLLERRYAEFDGLNLSWETLEGLVKHNGPLTGADGTPLGKFAETGLPFAIRQHAQKQDLRLDTWPSAEAQAAAIADDIAYDAHDLDDGLRAGLLSLDQLGEVPFFADILAEVDARYPGLEEARRIHEIVRRSITRMVEDVIGEAVRRLERLAPQSVEDIRGAGEPVVTFSPAMTAREKQVKAFLFANLYRHESVLAVRREVATVVRELFAAYMEDPARMPEEWRRGLDEADEARRARRVCDFIAGMTDRFAIEEHARLFDRTPDLG from the coding sequence ATGACCGCACCGCTTGGCTATGGAGCCCAGCCGCGCGCGCCCTACGCCACCGATCCCGACCAGAGCGTCGGCCGGCTCGTGCCCGAACCGGAAAGCCCGACGCGCACGCCGTTCCAGCGCGACCGCGACCGGATCATCCATTCGACGGCGTTTCGGCGGCTGAAGCACAAGACGCAGGTCTTCGTCTATCACGAGGGCGACCACTTCCGGACCCGGCTGACGCACACGATCGAGGTGTCGCAGATCGCCCGTTCGCTGGCGCGCGCGCTGCGGCTCGACGAGGATCTGGCCGAGTGCCTGGCGCTGGCGCACGATCTCGGACACACGCCGTTCGGCCACGAGGGCGAGGACGTGATGGACGTCTGCATGGCGCCCTATGGCGGCTTCGACCACAACGCCCAGTCCCTGCGCATCGTGACGCTGCTGGAGCGGCGCTACGCAGAGTTCGACGGGCTGAACCTGTCGTGGGAGACGCTGGAAGGCCTGGTCAAGCACAACGGCCCGCTGACGGGTGCCGACGGCACACCGCTCGGCAAGTTCGCCGAAACCGGGCTGCCCTTCGCCATCCGCCAGCATGCGCAGAAGCAGGACCTGCGGCTCGACACCTGGCCGAGCGCGGAAGCGCAGGCCGCCGCTATCGCCGACGACATCGCCTATGATGCGCACGATCTCGACGACGGCTTGCGCGCCGGACTGCTGTCGCTGGACCAGCTCGGCGAGGTGCCGTTCTTCGCCGACATCCTGGCCGAGGTCGATGCACGCTATCCGGGGCTGGAGGAGGCGCGGCGCATCCACGAGATCGTCCGCCGCTCGATCACCCGCATGGTCGAGGACGTGATCGGCGAGGCGGTGCGGCGGCTGGAGCGGCTTGCCCCGCAAAGCGTCGAGGACATTCGCGGGGCGGGCGAGCCGGTCGTCACGTTCTCGCCTGCCATGACGGCGCGCGAAAAGCAGGTGAAGGCGTTCCTCTTTGCGAATCTCTACCGGCATGAGTCGGTGCTGGCGGTGCGCCGGGAGGTCGCGACGGTGGTGCGCGAGCTGTTCGCCGCCTACATGGAGGACCCTGCGCGGATGCCGGAGGAGTGGCGACGCGGCCTCGACGAGGCCGACGAGGCGCGTCGGGCCCGGCGCGTGTGCGACTTCATCGCCGGCATGACCGACCGTTTCGCCATCGAGGAACATGCGCGGTTGTTTGACCGAACTCCCGATTTGGGATAG
- a CDS encoding iron-sulfur cluster assembly accessory protein, translating into MADHTASTAQDTAAQAPAAQGAAAAQGVELSDAAVRRIARILSSEPAGTSLRISVEGGGCSGFQYKYDLVTEQEEGDIVLARDGASVLIDPVSLQYMEGAVIDFVDDLMGQSFQIRNPLATAGCGCGTSFAI; encoded by the coding sequence ATGGCCGATCACACTGCATCGACGGCACAGGACACGGCAGCACAGGCACCCGCAGCGCAAGGCGCCGCGGCGGCACAGGGAGTGGAGCTCAGCGACGCCGCCGTGCGCCGCATCGCCCGCATCCTGTCTTCCGAGCCGGCGGGCACCAGCCTGCGCATCTCGGTTGAAGGCGGCGGCTGCTCCGGCTTCCAGTACAAGTACGACCTCGTCACCGAGCAGGAAGAGGGCGACATCGTCCTTGCCCGCGACGGTGCCAGCGTGCTCATCGATCCCGTCTCGCTCCAGTACATGGAAGGCGCGGTGATCGATTTCGTCGACGACCTGATGGGCCAGTCGTTCCAGATCCGCAATCCGCTCGCCACCGCCGGCTGCGGCTGTGGCACCAGCTTCGCCATCTGA
- the xth gene encoding exodeoxyribonuclease III translates to MKIATWNINGVKARLDTTLAWLREATPDVACLQEIKSVDEGFPRAAFEELGYHVETHGQKGFNGVAILSRTPVSEVLRGLPGDDSDEQARYIEARIETEDGGARPLRVGCLYLPNGNPLGTEKFPYKLAWMQRLIAHARARLADEERFLLLGDYNVIPQPVDARNPQNWADDALFQPESRSAFRALLGLGFTEAVRSVNTDKDVYTFWDYQAGAWQKNNGIRIDHVLMSPEATDAFEGAGIDVHVRGWEKPSDHVPVWVRLAA, encoded by the coding sequence TTGAAAATCGCCACCTGGAACATCAACGGCGTCAAGGCGCGCCTGGACACCACGCTTGCCTGGCTGCGCGAGGCGACGCCCGATGTCGCCTGCCTGCAGGAGATCAAGTCGGTCGACGAGGGTTTCCCGCGCGCGGCCTTCGAAGAGCTCGGCTACCATGTCGAGACCCACGGCCAGAAGGGCTTCAACGGCGTCGCCATTCTCTCGCGCACTCCGGTGAGCGAGGTCCTGCGCGGCCTTCCCGGAGACGACAGCGACGAGCAGGCCCGCTACATCGAGGCGCGTATCGAGACGGAAGACGGCGGTGCCCGCCCCTTGCGCGTCGGCTGCCTCTACCTGCCGAACGGCAATCCGCTCGGCACGGAGAAGTTCCCCTACAAGCTCGCCTGGATGCAGCGGCTCATCGCCCATGCCCGTGCGCGCCTTGCCGACGAGGAGCGCTTCCTGCTGCTGGGCGACTACAACGTCATTCCCCAGCCGGTCGACGCGCGCAATCCGCAGAACTGGGCGGATGACGCCCTGTTCCAGCCGGAAAGCCGCTCGGCCTTCCGCGCGCTTCTCGGCCTCGGCTTCACCGAGGCTGTGCGCTCGGTCAACACCGACAAGGACGTCTACACTTTCTGGGACTACCAGGCCGGCGCCTGGCAGAAGAACAACGGCATCCGCATCGACCATGTGCTGATGTCGCCGGAAGCGACCGACGCCTTCGAAGGCGCCGGGATCGATGTCCATGTTCGCGGCTGGGAAAAGCCCTCCGACCACGTTCCCGTCTGGGTCCGCCTCGCCGCTTGA
- a CDS encoding DUF805 domain-containing protein, which produces MISGFFSPRGRIARREWWWRYAVVVCASVPSTVVYVTYKDGPLADIPPAALLLLIASFPFLFWTSFCVTVRRLHDLGRSAWWWLWLLVPVVGGPFIWMICGLFPGEDGPNAYGDPPGAEGGGRDRQDEDRSLSDADVDAIFARHAAERATPAPAFRLPTVVEKRAVPPAGLPRQRTFGKRGTV; this is translated from the coding sequence ATGATTTCAGGTTTTTTCAGTCCGCGCGGGCGCATCGCCCGCCGCGAGTGGTGGTGGCGCTACGCAGTCGTGGTCTGCGCATCGGTGCCCTCCACCGTCGTCTACGTGACCTACAAGGATGGCCCGCTGGCCGACATTCCCCCCGCAGCACTGCTGCTCCTGATCGCCAGCTTCCCGTTTCTGTTCTGGACGTCTTTCTGCGTGACGGTTCGCCGCCTGCACGATCTGGGGCGCAGCGCCTGGTGGTGGCTCTGGCTGCTGGTTCCGGTGGTGGGCGGCCCGTTCATCTGGATGATCTGCGGCTTGTTCCCCGGCGAGGACGGACCCAATGCCTATGGGGATCCGCCCGGGGCCGAGGGCGGAGGGCGCGACCGCCAGGACGAGGACCGGTCCCTGTCGGACGCGGATGTCGATGCGATCTTCGCCCGCCACGCCGCCGAGCGCGCGACCCCGGCTCCCGCGTTCCGCCTGCCGACGGTCGTCGAAAAACGCGCCGTCCCGCCCGCCGGCCTGCCGCGGCAACGGACCTTCGGCAAACGCGGCACCGTCTGA
- a CDS encoding tetratricopeptide repeat protein: MIRIIGSGLVCAVILTAPFAAQSQETAAEAAAKLSGAAPASQDLSPGEALRVGAQFYYAGEKERALDSLRFAAEQGHPLAAWKLGRMYSRGDGVQEDDVKAFEYFRQIASKYADDSPSSPRAPFIASAFVELGSYYLTGINNSAIEPNVARAREIFTYAASYFGDADAQFHLGMLYLDEPERDPHMAARWLKLAAQKGHLMAQARLGELLSNGEFGGNENRTAGLMWLTVAQRRAHGNDAVWIGEAQERSFGLASEKVRRRAAVLADNWLSKNGAVVADRTQ; encoded by the coding sequence ATGATACGGATCATCGGTTCAGGCCTTGTGTGTGCTGTCATCCTGACCGCGCCGTTTGCGGCGCAGTCCCAGGAAACGGCCGCTGAAGCCGCCGCCAAGCTGTCGGGTGCGGCACCTGCCTCGCAGGATCTCTCGCCCGGCGAGGCGCTGCGCGTGGGCGCGCAGTTCTACTATGCCGGCGAGAAGGAGCGGGCGCTCGATTCCTTGCGCTTTGCGGCCGAGCAGGGCCACCCGCTCGCCGCATGGAAGCTCGGGCGGATGTATTCGCGCGGCGACGGCGTACAGGAAGACGACGTCAAGGCGTTCGAGTATTTCCGCCAGATCGCATCCAAATATGCCGACGACAGCCCGAGTTCGCCGCGTGCGCCGTTCATCGCGAGCGCCTTTGTCGAGCTCGGCTCCTACTATCTCACCGGCATCAACAACAGCGCGATCGAGCCCAACGTGGCCCGGGCGCGCGAGATCTTCACCTATGCCGCTTCCTATTTCGGCGACGCGGATGCCCAGTTCCATCTCGGCATGCTGTATCTCGACGAGCCCGAGCGCGACCCGCACATGGCCGCGCGCTGGCTGAAGCTGGCCGCCCAGAAGGGCCACCTGATGGCGCAGGCGCGGCTCGGCGAACTGCTGTCGAACGGCGAGTTCGGCGGCAACGAGAACCGCACCGCCGGGCTGATGTGGCTGACGGTCGCCCAGCGCCGGGCGCATGGCAATGATGCCGTGTGGATCGGCGAGGCGCAGGAGCGCAGCTTCGGTCTTGCCTCCGAAAAGGTCCGTCGCCGGGCCGCCGTATTGGCCGACAACTGGCTGTCGAAGAACGGCGCGGTGGTGGCCGACAGAACGCAGTAA